Proteins encoded in a region of the Panthera tigris isolate Pti1 chromosome B2, P.tigris_Pti1_mat1.1, whole genome shotgun sequence genome:
- the ZBTB2 gene encoding zinc finger and BTB domain-containing protein 2: protein MDLANHGLILLQQLNAQREFGFLCDCTVAIGDVYFKAHKSVLASFSNYFKMLFVHQTSECVRLKPTDIQPDIFSYLLHLMYTGKMAPQLIDPVRLEQGIKFLHAYPLIQEASLASQGAFSHPDQVFPLASSLYGIQIADHQLRQATKIASAPEKLGRDPRPQTSRMSQEQVPEAPPLSQLTSNLAQVNRTHLTPSDPLQTSLSPELVSTPVPPPPPGEETNLEASSSDEQPASLTIAHVKPSIMKRNGSFPKYYACHLCGRRFTLRSSLREHLQIHTGVPFTSSQPGESRVPLSLCSNAADLGKDTMEVPEAGMISDSELQHISDSPIIDGQQHSETPPPSDIADIDNLEQADQEREVKRRKYECTICGRKFIQKSHWREHMYIHTGKPFKCSTCDKSFCRANQAARHVCLNQSIDTYTMVDKQTLELCTFEEGSQMDNMLVQTNKPYKCNLCDKTFSTPNEVVKHSCQNQNSDVFALDEGRSILLGSGDAEVTEPDHPVLASIKKEQETVLLD, encoded by the exons atggatttggcCAACCATGGACTTATTCTCCTGCAACAGTTAAACGCTCAGCGAGAGTTTGGTTTCCTGTGTGACTGCACGGTTGCCATCGGCGATGTGTACTTCAAGGCACACAAATCAGTTCTTGCTTCATTCTCCAATTACTTTAAGATGTTGTTTGTCCATCAGACCAG TGAGTGTGTCCGTTTGAAACCAACTGACATACAGCCAGATATTTTCAGCTATCTCTTACATCTGATGTACACGGGAAAGATGGCGCCTCAGCTGATTGATCCCGTTCGGTTAGAACAGGGGATCAAGTTTCTGCACGCTTACCCACTGATCCAAGAAGCTAGCCTGGCCAGCCAAGGAGCCTTTTCTCATCCCGACCAAGTTTTCCCGCTGGCCTCTTCCTTGTACGGCATTCAGATCGCAGACCATCAGCTGAGACAAGCCACCAAGATTGCTTCGGCACCCGAGAAACTCGGCCGAGACCCACGGCCGCAGACCTCCAGGATGAGCCAGGAGCAGGTGCCCGAGGCCCCACCGCTGTCTCAGCTGACGTCCAATCTGGCCCAGGTGAATCGGACACATCTGACTCCCTCGGACCCCCTGCAGACCTCGCTGTCTCCAGAACTCGTTTCCACTCccgtgcctccccctccccctggggaGGAGACCAATCTGGAAGCCTCTTCGTCCGACGAACAGCCCGCATCCCTCACCATAGCCCACGTCAAGCCGAGCATCATGAAGAGGAACGGAAGCTTTCCCAAGTACTACGCCTGCCACCTGTGCGGCCGGCGCTTCACCCTCCGCAGCAGTTTGCGGGAACACCTCCAGATTCACACCGGCGTACCTTTCACGTCCAGCCAGCCGGGAGAAAGCCGCGTGCCCCTGTCTCTTTGTAGCAACGCAGCCGACCTGGGCAAAGACACCATGGAAGTGCCTGAGGCTGGGATGATAAGCGACAGTGAGCTGCAGCACATCTCCGACTCCCCCATCATCGACGGGCAGCAGCACTCGGAGACGCCCCCGCCCTCGGACATCGCGGACATTGACAACTTGGAGCAGGCGGACCAAGAGAGGGAGGTAAAGAGACGCAAGTATGAGTGCACGATATGCGGCCGAAAGTTTATCCAGAAGAGCCACTGGAGGGagcacatgtacatacacaccgGGAAGCCTTTCAAATGCAGCACTTGTGACAAGAGTTTTTGCAGGGCCAACCAGGCTGCCCGGCACGTCTGCCTCAATCAGAGCATCGACACGTACACCATGGTGGACAAACAGACTCTGGAACTCTGCACGTTTGAGGAAGGGAGCCAGATGGACAACATGTTGGTACAGACCAACAAACCCTACAAATGCAACTTGTGTGACAAAACGTTCTCCACTCCCAATGAGGTTGTTAAACATTCGTGCCAAAACCAGAACTCGGACGTTTTCGCCCTGGACGAGGGGCGGTCCATTCTGCTGGGCAGTGGGGACGCAGAAGTAACGGAACCTGACCACCCAGTGTTAGCTTCCATCAAAAAGGAACAGGAAACAGTGTTGTTAGACTGA